A single region of the Diadema setosum chromosome 14, eeDiaSeto1, whole genome shotgun sequence genome encodes:
- the LOC140238163 gene encoding uncharacterized protein: MDPQLIDTQFAIYGTFNPTVSAKGEVEVPSSTSTSLVDGRVSQCGDDANSYTTSAAMDKEDEDDKEESLTPFISLSLLILGTWRRRRRSPSNEAGSGDDDDINFLSLEEFDSEKEPYARTWLSIAIDIVTLLYLSLVTSMLIADGYVYLHELWGKSRQLLFMISYLTYLLQVIIIPVYALFVRTRALLLSPKKILRCPLDPRFVRRRLRVIRASPHQAAIKTRFALLFMSWPTAHALLRGVESLVVEHHCQMRFFIFSDVAAVVGFVCYGFFWYIVLVNRISLHLQMNHALRIIQRSSYTLNVDAARRNIRRIHHDYLAMRELMGVWMAYTMVTATWGIMSRLSWDYSISTEDESAAESRARIYLEAVIWSEKTMFLVYPCIALGGMNLEYLWQRFRYVLERMRTYQHRSFWTMIQLHTLYINNIGSPELKWTIVFALVGPYLAIQSHWQEEQNVKFWNGPFNCSTNFNGTA; this comes from the exons ATGGATCCCCAGCTCATTGACACCCAATTTGCCATCTACGGTACCTTCAACCCTACGGTGTCGGCCAAGGGTGAGGTGGAAGTGCCGTCCTCTAcgtccacctccctggtcgacGGGCGCGTGTCTCAGTGTGGAGACGATGCGAACTCGTACACCACCTCAGCCGCGATGGACAAAGAGGACGAGGACGACAAGGAAGAAAGTTTAACACCGTTTATCTCCTTGTCGCTCCTGATTTTGGGCACTTGGAGGAGACGTCGAAGATCCCCCTCAAACGAAGCCGGAAGTGGTGACGATGACGACAtaaattttctctctctcgaAGAATTTGACTCAGAGAAGGAACCATATGCAC GTACCTGGCTTTCCATCGCGATAGACATCGTCACTCTACTGTACCTCTCTCTGGTGACATCAATGTTGATTGCCGATGGCTACGTGTACCTCCACGAACTATGGGGCAAGTCTCGACAGCtgcttttcatgatttcatacCTAACCTACCTTCTCCAAGTGATAATCATCCCTGTCTATGCCCTCTTCGTCAGAACCCGGGCTCTCTTGCTGTCTCCGAAGAAAATTCTGCGGTGTCCCCTTGATCCCCGCTTCGTTCGCCGTCGTTTGCGCGTCATTCGCGCTTCTCCGCATCAGGCTGCAATCAAAACTCGATTCGCACTCCTCTTCATGAGCTGGCCAACTGCGCATGCTCTTCTCAGAGGCGTGGAATCCCTGGTGGTCGAACACCACTGTCAAATgcgctttttcattttcagcgaTGTTGCCGCCGTTGTCGGCTTCGTGTGCTATGGCTTTTTCTGGTACATCGTGCTCGTCAATCGTATTTCTCTCCACCTCCAAATGAATCACGCTTTGCGCATCATCCAGCGAAGTTCCTACACCCTCAATGTCGATGCTGCGCGCCGAAATATCCGTCGCATTCATCATGATTACCTCGCTATGCGCGAACTGATGGGGGTATGGATGGCCTATACCATGGTAACCGCCACTTGGGGCATCATGTCGAGATTATCCTGGGACTACTCAATCTCCACGGAGGACGAGTCAGCAGCGGAATCGAGAGCCCGAATTTACCTCGAAGCCGTCATCTGGTCTGAGAAAACCATGTTCCTTGTCTATCCCTGTATTGCCCTGGGAGGGATGAACTTGGAGTACCTGTGGCAGAGATTCCGGTATGTCTTGGAGCGGATGCGCACTTACCAACATCGTTCGTTCTGGACCATGATTCAGCTGCATACCTTATACATCAATAATATCGGCAGTCCAGAGCTGAAGTGGACGATAGTTTTTGCCCTTGTCGGTCCCTACCTGGCCATCCAGTCTCACTGGCAGGAAGAACAGAATGTGAAATTCTGGAATGGGCCCTTCAACTGCTCCACAAATTTTAATGGCACTGCTTGA